In one window of Methanolobus mangrovi DNA:
- the moaA gene encoding GTP 3',8-cyclase MoaA — protein sequence MSSAGTGEVLTDSYGRTVRSLRMSITDRCNLNCIYCHNEGHVGHSREMPVDTIVNIVEVASQFGINRLKLSGGEPLLRKDLEEALTRLPDMRDISLTTNAVLLRDRASSLKDAGLDRVNISLDTLDPEKYRTIAKCSTGMFDRVLDGIHAAVDAGLTPVKLNMVLLKDLNDDEIKDMLDFTRGYGGDVMLQLIELMDFRDLPQYRINANEVEKSLLSVSSDVQVRELHKRKKYIINGAEVEFVRPVDNTEFCANCNRLRVSADGKLKPCLLVNNNLVDVLNATKDELPDLFRLAVSKRVPFCRD from the coding sequence ATGTCTTCCGCAGGAACAGGGGAAGTTCTCACAGACTCATACGGACGTACTGTCAGGAGTCTGAGAATGTCCATAACCGACCGTTGCAATCTGAATTGCATCTACTGTCACAACGAGGGCCATGTTGGCCATAGTCGTGAGATGCCAGTGGACACCATCGTCAATATTGTTGAGGTGGCTTCACAGTTCGGGATAAACCGGTTGAAACTCTCCGGAGGGGAACCTCTTCTAAGGAAGGATCTTGAAGAAGCACTTACCCGCCTGCCGGATATGAGGGATATATCTCTGACTACCAACGCCGTTTTGTTAAGGGACAGGGCATCCTCTCTTAAAGATGCAGGTCTTGACAGGGTGAACATAAGCCTTGATACCCTCGATCCTGAAAAATATCGCACGATCGCCAAGTGTTCAACGGGCATGTTTGACCGGGTGCTTGATGGTATCCATGCGGCAGTTGATGCAGGTCTTACTCCTGTTAAACTGAATATGGTTCTTCTGAAGGATCTCAACGATGATGAGATCAAGGATATGCTGGACTTTACTCGTGGTTACGGTGGCGACGTGATGTTGCAACTGATCGAACTCATGGATTTCAGGGACCTTCCTCAATATAGGATCAATGCCAATGAGGTGGAAAAGTCTTTGTTGTCTGTTTCCTCGGATGTGCAGGTCCGTGAATTGCACAAGAGGAAAAAATATATCATCAATGGTGCAGAAGTCGAGTTTGTCAGGCCGGTGGATAACACTGAATTCTGTGCAAACTGTAACAGGCTAAGAGTTTCAGCAGACGGCAAGCTAAAACCATGTCTGCTGGTAAACAATAATCTGGTGGATGTCTTAAACGCCACCAAAGATGAACTGCCTGACCTTTTCAGGTTGGCAGTGAGCAAACGCGTTCCTTTTTGCAGGGACTGA
- the surE gene encoding 5'/3'-nucleotidase SurE has product MSKNILVTNDDGVYSTGIHAAYKSVADLGDVTVSAPMMQQSGVGRSISIFEPLRITQTTIHGIDVNAVAGTPTDSVILGIFTVMKQMPDLILSGFNIGENISTDTITTSGTIGAALEGASYGVPAIAASIQVMEEGDKFDDNREFKHDYDVAIKVVNRIAKKVLEHGLPEKVDLLNVNIPHHVENEPEIEITRLARKFFKTDVEERRDPRGRPYYWIAGELLVDDEKGTDVHAIMQNGNVSVTPISLDATAPIDFSEIEHLL; this is encoded by the coding sequence ATGTCGAAAAATATATTAGTCACAAATGATGACGGTGTTTATTCTACAGGCATACATGCTGCCTACAAAAGTGTTGCTGACCTGGGAGATGTAACGGTTTCTGCCCCCATGATGCAACAGAGTGGCGTTGGTCGCTCAATATCTATTTTTGAACCACTCCGGATAACACAGACCACGATTCACGGAATTGATGTCAATGCCGTTGCCGGCACACCCACCGATTCAGTCATACTTGGAATATTCACGGTCATGAAACAAATGCCGGATCTAATTCTTTCAGGATTCAACATAGGAGAGAATATTAGTACAGATACGATCACCACTTCAGGAACCATAGGTGCTGCCCTAGAAGGTGCAAGTTATGGCGTACCGGCAATTGCTGCATCCATTCAGGTCATGGAAGAGGGCGATAAGTTCGATGACAACAGGGAATTCAAGCATGACTACGATGTGGCTATAAAAGTTGTCAACAGGATAGCAAAGAAAGTCCTTGAGCATGGACTTCCTGAGAAAGTGGACCTACTCAATGTTAATATACCACATCACGTCGAAAATGAACCTGAAATAGAAATAACACGACTTGCAAGGAAATTCTTCAAGACCGATGTTGAAGAGAGACGCGACCCCAGAGGCAGACCATATTACTGGATAGCAGGAGAGCTGCTTGTGGACGATGAAAAAGGGACCGATGTCCATGCCATAATGCAGAATGGAAACGTATCAGTAACACCGATCTCACTCGATGCGACTGCCCCGATAGACTTTTCAGAAATTGAGCACCTGCTGTAA
- the alaS gene encoding alanine--tRNA ligase, which produces MLEDEYQLDFFSENGFVRKQCSKCGSHFWTRDLERATCGDAPCDPYSFIGNPVFKKKFDLAEMREYYLNFFEERGHTRLERYPVVARWRDDIYLTIASIADFQPFVTSGEVPPPANPLTISQPCIRLSDLDAVGRSGRHLTTFEMMAHHAFNNPGDEIYWKDRTMELCDEFLNSLGADPMAVTYKEEPWAGGGNAGPCVEVLIGGLEVGTLVFMNMQQSEDGDIVIKGENYRKMDNYIVDTGYGLERLVWASKGSPTIYDAVFPGIVNEIMDLAGVKHELDDSEYANILSQNARLAGLMDVSEKANLFELRKQVASSIGTTVEKLSSIMEPVEGVYAITDHTRCLTFMLADGIIPSNVKAGYLARLVLRRTLRMMKDMGITIPLSEIVKMHIMNLPEYPEFQEKFNVIDDILAHEEQKFADTLERGKRMIQKSAKHYKDAGEKIPLETLVEMYDSHGIPPEISKQAASEVGVDVDLPDNFYSLVAEGHSKAEPKVVKVFPYSDRVEKLPKTKKLFYDEPTRMNFEAVVLDIFDNHIVLDSTLFYPEGGGQPADHGTIVVEDVVLNVIDVQAVNGVVVHIIEDMEDELHLRKGDMVLGKVNEERRMSHACHHTATHIVNDAARKVLGDHVWQAGAQKFVDKARLDISHYKRISQEELNRIELIANRTVMDNQRVTAEWMERVDAEKKYGFGLYQGGVPPGNIIRVLKVADDIEACGGTHCVSTGLVGPIKMLKTERIQDGVERIEYSAGLAAVRAMQEMESYLSQSADALRVRPEHLPSTIDRFFNEWKEFKKENQRLKDELAHVHVSQMANEAAIIGGLRLVAKVIPNADIDELVKIAGELTTNKDTVVLLASDFEGVKIVGAAGDDALKAGADAGKIVRVMSAVVGGGGGGKPGMARGGGIDVSKIDEALESGRNLLEEQISN; this is translated from the coding sequence ATGCTTGAAGATGAGTATCAGCTTGATTTTTTTTCTGAGAACGGATTTGTTCGTAAACAGTGCTCTAAATGTGGAAGTCATTTCTGGACTCGTGATCTTGAAAGAGCGACATGTGGGGATGCTCCATGTGATCCGTACTCTTTTATTGGAAACCCTGTTTTTAAGAAAAAGTTCGACCTTGCAGAAATGAGAGAATATTATCTTAATTTCTTCGAGGAGAGGGGTCATACAAGACTCGAAAGGTATCCTGTAGTTGCAAGATGGAGAGATGACATTTATCTGACAATTGCTTCAATTGCTGATTTTCAGCCATTTGTGACTTCTGGGGAGGTTCCGCCACCTGCGAATCCATTGACGATCTCCCAGCCATGTATACGCCTGTCTGACCTTGATGCTGTAGGCCGAAGCGGTCGCCATTTGACCACTTTTGAAATGATGGCCCATCATGCTTTCAATAATCCTGGTGATGAAATATACTGGAAGGACCGCACTATGGAATTGTGTGATGAATTCCTTAATTCACTTGGAGCAGACCCCATGGCTGTTACTTACAAAGAGGAACCATGGGCTGGTGGCGGTAATGCCGGACCATGTGTTGAAGTTCTCATTGGCGGCCTTGAAGTTGGAACCCTTGTGTTCATGAACATGCAGCAATCAGAAGACGGCGACATTGTGATCAAAGGTGAAAACTATCGCAAGATGGACAACTACATTGTGGACACAGGTTATGGTCTTGAAAGATTGGTGTGGGCATCAAAAGGTTCGCCTACAATATATGATGCAGTTTTCCCTGGCATTGTAAATGAAATAATGGATCTTGCAGGTGTTAAACACGAACTTGACGATTCCGAATACGCCAACATCCTCTCTCAGAACGCCCGTCTGGCAGGTCTTATGGATGTGAGCGAAAAAGCCAATCTTTTTGAGCTAAGGAAACAGGTTGCTTCCAGCATTGGAACAACAGTCGAGAAACTGTCCTCTATTATGGAACCTGTTGAGGGTGTCTATGCGATAACCGATCACACCCGCTGCCTTACATTCATGCTTGCAGACGGTATCATTCCTTCCAACGTGAAGGCTGGTTATCTTGCAAGACTGGTGCTTCGCCGTACCCTGAGGATGATGAAGGATATGGGAATAACCATACCCTTATCCGAGATCGTAAAAATGCACATCATGAATCTTCCTGAGTATCCGGAATTCCAGGAAAAGTTCAATGTAATAGATGACATACTTGCTCATGAGGAACAGAAGTTTGCTGATACGCTGGAACGTGGAAAGCGTATGATCCAGAAATCCGCTAAACATTACAAGGATGCAGGGGAAAAGATTCCTCTTGAAACTCTGGTAGAGATGTACGACAGCCACGGAATTCCTCCTGAGATATCAAAACAGGCAGCTTCTGAAGTCGGTGTGGATGTGGATCTTCCTGATAACTTCTATTCTCTTGTTGCTGAAGGGCATAGCAAAGCAGAACCAAAAGTAGTGAAAGTATTCCCTTACTCGGACAGGGTTGAAAAACTGCCAAAGACAAAGAAGTTGTTCTATGATGAGCCTACGAGAATGAACTTTGAGGCTGTAGTACTGGATATCTTTGACAATCATATTGTGCTTGACAGTACTCTCTTCTACCCTGAGGGCGGCGGACAGCCAGCAGACCACGGTACCATCGTCGTTGAGGATGTTGTCCTTAATGTTATAGATGTACAGGCTGTGAATGGCGTGGTCGTACATATCATAGAGGATATGGAGGATGAACTCCATCTTCGAAAGGGTGACATGGTTCTGGGTAAAGTAAACGAAGAACGTCGTATGTCCCATGCATGCCATCACACCGCAACTCACATTGTAAACGATGCGGCACGTAAGGTCCTTGGCGACCATGTATGGCAGGCAGGTGCCCAGAAATTTGTGGACAAAGCCCGTCTCGATATATCTCACTACAAGCGCATCTCCCAGGAAGAACTGAATCGTATAGAACTCATTGCCAATCGTACTGTGATGGATAACCAGCGCGTGACTGCCGAATGGATGGAAAGGGTAGACGCCGAGAAGAAATATGGTTTTGGTCTTTATCAGGGAGGCGTACCTCCTGGAAATATTATCCGTGTGCTGAAAGTAGCAGATGATATAGAGGCATGTGGAGGTACTCACTGTGTTAGTACTGGACTTGTCGGTCCTATCAAGATGCTGAAAACAGAACGCATTCAGGACGGTGTAGAACGTATTGAGTATTCCGCGGGTCTTGCAGCAGTCAGGGCAATGCAGGAAATGGAATCCTATCTCAGCCAGTCAGCAGATGCATTGCGTGTCAGGCCGGAACATCTTCCATCTACCATTGATCGTTTCTTCAATGAATGGAAAGAGTTCAAAAAAGAGAACCAGAGGCTGAAAGACGAGCTTGCGCACGTTCATGTCAGTCAGATGGCAAATGAAGCTGCCATCATAGGTGGCCTTCGCCTTGTTGCAAAGGTTATTCCAAATGCTGATATCGACGAACTTGTGAAAATCGCAGGTGAGCTGACCACTAATAAAGACACGGTAGTTCTTCTGGCAAGTGATTTTGAAGGTGTCAAGATCGTAGGCGCTGCAGGTGATGATGCATTGAAGGCCGGAGCGGATGCTGGCAAGATCGTCAGGGTAATGTCTGCAGTTGTTGGTGGCGGCGGCGGCGGTAAGCCTGGTATGGCCCGTGGCGGCGGTATTGATGTTAGCAAGATAGATGAGGCCCTTGAAAGCGGTCGCAACCTGCTTGAAGAACAGATAAGCAACTAA
- the gvpD gene encoding gas vesicle protein GvpD P-loop domain-containing protein, with product MIPGEVKEFFSSQFGKSLLVKGKPGTGKTTFVFGILDEVCSEGNCVYISPRIDKSSEYGKYPWIEGDFNNNEDFLRMLASRIKVIWESSESKPIIVVDSIDSLSIATTRSANWEDNKFELERLLFDFSRKVNADLIMITEQTGVTSLDYLVDGVVSLEIRDISDNDIRKVNLLKIRGVELSQSRYPFTLDGGKFNSFKPFTVSYPEQTQVPQPLPDPIESKISTGIRDFDAILGGGYQKGSFNLFEITSGVGDSFYSLLLPTFINHLNMGRGLLSMPTEGTSVETEKRMIFPFTGDNHFHGQFVGFEIRDLKGRIPTYIEPFSGNVYKDMDVFHKAKNEMMRQYGSPILDYMGLDSMEYNYGWENIGSIIGQMASITKTTENVVLAVTKHGQRITETVAHMATTHWKFENVDKTLVMYGVVPKTGIFAVQMEFVHGYPQVRLTPMK from the coding sequence ATGATACCTGGTGAGGTCAAGGAGTTCTTCTCATCCCAGTTTGGCAAGTCTCTTCTTGTCAAAGGGAAACCGGGGACGGGAAAGACGACATTTGTCTTTGGTATACTCGATGAAGTGTGTTCAGAAGGCAATTGTGTCTATATCTCGCCACGTATCGATAAATCTTCAGAGTATGGGAAATATCCCTGGATAGAGGGCGATTTCAACAACAATGAGGATTTCCTCCGGATGCTTGCATCCCGAATAAAAGTGATATGGGAGTCCAGTGAATCCAAGCCAATAATCGTTGTGGATTCCATTGATTCACTTAGTATCGCTACAACGCGATCTGCAAACTGGGAAGATAACAAGTTCGAGCTTGAGCGTTTGCTCTTTGATTTTTCCAGAAAGGTAAATGCAGATCTCATTATGATTACCGAGCAAACGGGTGTAACTTCTCTTGACTATCTGGTAGATGGTGTTGTTTCCCTTGAGATCAGGGATATATCAGATAATGATATCAGAAAGGTTAATTTGCTCAAGATACGCGGAGTGGAGCTATCACAGTCAAGATATCCTTTTACTCTCGATGGTGGTAAGTTCAATAGCTTCAAACCATTCACAGTATCATACCCGGAACAAACCCAGGTTCCACAACCATTGCCTGATCCTATTGAAAGTAAGATCTCAACAGGTATCCGTGATTTTGATGCGATACTTGGAGGCGGTTACCAGAAAGGAAGCTTTAATCTATTCGAGATCACAAGTGGTGTAGGTGATTCATTTTACAGTTTACTTTTACCGACATTCATTAATCACCTGAACATGGGCCGCGGCCTTCTCAGTATGCCTACTGAAGGTACAAGTGTTGAAACCGAAAAGCGTATGATATTTCCTTTTACAGGTGACAATCACTTCCATGGACAGTTCGTTGGATTTGAGATACGTGACCTGAAAGGTAGGATACCTACCTACATTGAACCATTTTCAGGAAATGTTTACAAAGATATGGATGTGTTCCACAAGGCCAAGAATGAGATGATGCGGCAATATGGCTCTCCGATCCTTGATTATATGGGTCTTGACAGTATGGAATACAATTATGGGTGGGAGAACATTGGTTCAATCATCGGGCAGATGGCATCTATTACAAAGACGACTGAGAATGTTGTTCTTGCCGTTACGAAACATGGGCAGAGAATAACAGAAACTGTTGCTCATATGGCTACAACCCACTGGAAATTTGAAAACGTTGACAAAACTCTTGTTATGTATGGTGTCGTACCTAAAACCGGTATTTTTGCAGTTCAGATGGAATTTGTTCATGGTTATCCGCAGGTTCGTCTTACTCCTATGAAATAA
- a CDS encoding response regulator transcription factor → MNVQTQEILTAIRKELSNKNALFFAPVDSFIERLVYFYVSYILKEDSDRAVVWLCLNASRDKILTRFEDFGFDIGTEGKMFFIDIDAPGKQHYEDTLYCNSVADYTKMASHISNIFQSNPHSLLIIDNMNVLASDTIQVVENFIKFIEKKVAESDGSILSMLSRNILPSEIEVLITSFFEVVIEITNVGEIHTEIGLKDFDFRYSVEDGSIEFEPIQKKIKRDRLKILIVDDEPDIPELLKLSLISEPYDFIVAHNGEEAIELTLKELPDLILLDIMMPDMDGYEVVEHLKKSKAASDIPVIMISAKTAIEDKVKGMELGIDDYISKPFDKREVKARIKMVMRRLGWVEEE, encoded by the coding sequence ATGAATGTTCAAACGCAGGAAATCCTTACAGCCATCAGGAAAGAACTGTCCAATAAGAACGCATTATTCTTTGCTCCGGTTGACAGTTTCATAGAGCGTCTGGTATACTTTTATGTGTCTTATATACTAAAAGAAGATTCTGACCGGGCAGTAGTGTGGTTGTGTCTGAACGCTTCCAGGGATAAGATACTTACTCGTTTTGAAGATTTTGGGTTTGATATAGGGACTGAAGGCAAAATGTTCTTCATTGATATCGATGCACCCGGTAAACAGCATTATGAAGATACCTTGTATTGCAATTCAGTTGCCGACTATACAAAGATGGCTTCGCATATATCTAACATCTTTCAAAGTAATCCGCATTCTCTGCTCATCATAGATAATATGAATGTGCTGGCAAGTGACACAATACAGGTAGTCGAAAATTTCATCAAGTTCATTGAAAAGAAGGTAGCTGAGTCTGATGGGAGTATTCTGTCGATGCTTTCCAGGAACATCCTGCCTTCTGAAATAGAAGTCCTTATAACTTCTTTCTTTGAAGTTGTTATAGAGATTACCAATGTAGGGGAGATACACACTGAGATTGGTCTGAAGGATTTTGATTTCCGTTACTCTGTTGAGGATGGTTCGATCGAATTCGAACCGATACAGAAGAAGATTAAGCGGGATCGACTAAAAATCCTGATTGTTGATGATGAGCCGGATATTCCTGAATTGTTGAAGCTCTCTCTTATTAGCGAACCTTATGATTTCATTGTGGCACACAATGGCGAAGAAGCAATAGAACTTACCTTAAAAGAACTCCCTGACCTTATTCTTCTTGATATCATGATGCCTGATATGGATGGTTATGAGGTTGTAGAGCATCTTAAAAAGAGTAAGGCAGCAAGCGACATTCCTGTAATAATGATTTCTGCCAAGACTGCTATTGAGGACAAGGTAAAGGGAATGGAACTTGGTATTGATGATTATATTTCCAAACCATTTGACAAGCGAGAAGTCAAGGCGAGGATTAAGATGGTGATGAGGCGTTTGGGTTGGGTCGAAGAGGAATAA
- a CDS encoding response regulator transcription factor yields MCPKVMVVDDEPDTIDLIKLILEAEDIEVVGAKSGLECLEFIATERPDAILLDIMMPDMNGWETFHKIKEKEPCLPVAMLTVKSQEFDKMLGLHVLKADDYITKPFSRKELIKRTKELLEMQFQ; encoded by the coding sequence ATGTGTCCCAAAGTTATGGTTGTAGATGATGAGCCAGATACCATTGACCTCATAAAATTGATCTTGGAGGCTGAAGACATCGAAGTTGTCGGAGCAAAAAGTGGTTTAGAATGTCTTGAGTTCATTGCTACTGAAAGACCTGACGCCATTTTGCTTGACATCATGATGCCTGATATGAATGGATGGGAAACTTTTCACAAAATAAAGGAAAAAGAGCCATGTTTGCCTGTGGCTATGCTTACTGTGAAAAGCCAGGAATTTGACAAGATGCTTGGTCTGCATGTTTTAAAAGCAGATGATTATATCACCAAACCTTTTAGCAGGAAAGAACTTATTAAAAGAACAAAGGAATTGCTTGAAATGCAATTTCAATGA
- a CDS encoding methyltransferase domain-containing protein, which yields MARKKQFKTEMKSDKDGIRFATPEPVAEYRAKRLQCKVIADISCGIGGQAIYFAKWCDHVYAIEIDPKKIAYAKKNAQIMGVSNIEFITGDALSPEVIAQLPKLDVVFSDPARAPTEKERNIDNLSPPIPKVMQAYAEKCSNFAFEAPPQISPEKIPFDCEKEYMSLEGKLNRLNLYFGKLKKADVSAIALPGSAIIRKSDEKINASRTDKPGIYAYEPEECVTKAGLLEQLALHFNEPANNINIFEIDEKRVLVSSYQPLECKLFKNSYKVLQVMEFDTTEINSYLKQNSFGTVIIRASIEPERYWETRNELEKELDGERKAHLFLKGNDAILCEVLYH from the coding sequence TTGGCACGCAAGAAACAATTCAAAACTGAAATGAAATCCGATAAGGACGGAATTCGATTTGCAACTCCTGAACCGGTTGCAGAGTACAGGGCAAAGAGATTACAATGTAAGGTGATAGCCGACATCAGTTGCGGTATCGGCGGACAGGCAATATATTTTGCAAAATGGTGTGACCATGTTTATGCAATAGAGATAGACCCAAAGAAAATAGCCTACGCTAAAAAGAATGCACAGATAATGGGTGTCAGCAACATAGAGTTCATCACCGGAGATGCGCTTTCACCAGAGGTAATAGCACAATTGCCAAAACTTGATGTGGTATTCTCAGACCCTGCAAGAGCCCCTACTGAAAAAGAAAGAAACATCGATAATCTGAGCCCACCCATACCTAAAGTTATGCAAGCATATGCTGAAAAATGTTCTAACTTTGCATTCGAAGCCCCGCCTCAGATATCTCCGGAAAAGATACCTTTTGATTGTGAAAAGGAATATATGTCCCTTGAAGGCAAACTAAATCGCCTGAATCTCTATTTTGGTAAGCTGAAAAAAGCTGATGTTTCTGCGATTGCATTACCAGGCAGCGCCATCATAAGAAAAAGTGACGAGAAAATAAATGCGAGTAGAACGGATAAACCCGGAATATATGCATATGAGCCAGAGGAATGTGTCACAAAAGCAGGTCTTCTTGAGCAACTGGCATTACACTTCAATGAGCCAGCAAATAACATCAACATATTTGAGATCGATGAAAAAAGAGTCTTAGTAAGCTCTTATCAGCCATTGGAATGCAAATTGTTCAAGAACAGTTATAAGGTCCTACAGGTCATGGAGTTTGATACCACAGAGATAAACTCATACCTGAAACAGAATTCTTTTGGAACAGTTATTATCAGGGCATCAATAGAACCTGAAAGATACTGGGAAACACGCAATGAACTGGAAAAAGAACTTGATGGTGAAAGGAAGGCACATCTTTTCCTAAAAGGAAATGATGCAATTTTGTGCGAAGTGCTGTATCATTGA